A single Chryseobacterium sp. DNA region contains:
- a CDS encoding flavodoxin domain-containing protein has translation MLSENKLNVLKQISGDLSRDEAIWASGYLAGLAGGASLTATLSPQQNDSPGQNVVKKITLAYGTETGNSKKLATALAGIIKKKGVQVKLADLSQYKPKDLAKEEFFFIIISTQGEGEPPALARKFYDYIHENEMNLSHLKFGVLALGDSSYPQFCKTGEEVDYRFEILGAQRIIPLKKCDIDYEPEAAHWIEHVFEAVDKTSVNSIKNATVSKVSTGRKRYRGKVSSIINLNDSTSEKETYHIEIETEEALAYQPGAALGIIPFNSKSIVEEIITLTGIDPQKKIETTKITGTTEELLYKHLNISYLLKSVVAQYAKITGHSIPEVRLSLLDLLRIYPVKNAEEFEAVIQVLTSQSPRLYSISSSLEAHGENEIHITVAKSEFFIDHQKHNGLCSGFLSGFNEGEEVEFYIQDAGHFKLPEADKDIIMIGPGTGIAPFRSFLWERDATGAEGRNWLFFGDRNFVSDFLYQAELQDFLKTGSLTHLDLAFSRDTAEKIYVQHRLEQKSQEVFYWLEGGASVYVCGAKEPMSRDVEQTLLAIIQNEGKRSKEEAHQYLEDMELNGRYAKDVY, from the coding sequence ATGCTGTCTGAAAATAAACTGAATGTATTAAAACAAATATCCGGAGATCTCTCCAGGGATGAAGCCATTTGGGCAAGCGGATATCTGGCGGGTCTCGCCGGAGGAGCTTCATTGACTGCCACACTGTCTCCACAGCAAAACGATAGTCCCGGCCAAAATGTTGTGAAGAAAATAACCCTGGCTTACGGTACAGAAACCGGAAATAGTAAAAAGCTGGCAACTGCATTGGCAGGAATAATCAAGAAAAAAGGAGTTCAGGTTAAATTAGCTGACCTGTCACAATATAAACCTAAAGATCTGGCCAAAGAAGAGTTCTTTTTTATCATTATCAGTACACAGGGAGAAGGAGAACCACCGGCTCTTGCCAGGAAATTCTACGATTATATTCATGAGAATGAGATGAATCTCAGCCATCTCAAGTTCGGGGTTTTAGCTTTGGGAGACAGCAGCTATCCTCAATTTTGTAAGACAGGAGAAGAAGTAGATTATCGTTTTGAAATCCTGGGAGCACAACGCATTATTCCATTGAAAAAATGTGACATTGATTATGAACCGGAAGCCGCACATTGGATAGAACATGTATTCGAAGCAGTCGATAAAACCTCTGTTAACAGTATAAAAAATGCTACCGTTTCAAAAGTTTCAACAGGAAGAAAGAGATACCGGGGAAAAGTTTCCTCGATCATCAACCTGAATGATAGTACTTCTGAAAAAGAAACCTATCATATCGAAATCGAAACAGAAGAAGCTCTTGCTTACCAGCCCGGTGCCGCATTGGGCATCATTCCTTTCAATTCAAAATCTATAGTGGAAGAGATCATTACCCTCACAGGAATTGATCCTCAAAAGAAAATTGAAACCACAAAAATTACAGGTACTACGGAAGAGCTTTTATACAAACATCTTAACATCAGTTACTTGCTAAAATCTGTAGTGGCTCAATATGCAAAGATCACAGGGCATTCCATTCCGGAAGTCCGTTTAAGCCTTCTCGATCTTTTAAGGATTTATCCGGTAAAAAATGCTGAAGAATTTGAAGCAGTGATTCAGGTATTAACAAGTCAGTCACCCCGTCTTTACTCTATATCTTCATCTCTGGAGGCCCACGGTGAGAATGAAATTCACATTACGGTTGCCAAATCGGAATTCTTTATTGATCATCAGAAACATAATGGCCTTTGCAGTGGCTTTTTAAGCGGATTCAATGAAGGAGAAGAGGTGGAATTTTACATCCAGGATGCAGGACACTTCAAACTGCCGGAAGCTGATAAAGATATCATTATGATCGGCCCGGGAACGGGGATTGCCCCTTTCAGATCATTCCTTTGGGAGCGTGATGCTACAGGCGCAGAAGGAAGAAACTGGCTCTTTTTCGGGGACAGGAACTTTGTATCGGACTTTCTTTATCAGGCTGAGCTTCAGGATTTTCTTAAAACAGGAAGCTTAACTCATTTAGACCTTGCTTTTTCAAGGGATACAGCCGAGAAAATATATGTTCAGCACAGACTGGAGCAAAAATCTCAGGAAGTTTTTTACTGGCTTGAAGGCGGAGCTTCTGTATATGTATGTGGTGCCAAAGAACCCATGAGCCGGGATGTAGAGCAAACGCTGCTGGCTATTATTCAGAATGAAGGAAAACGCAGTAAGGAAGAAGCGCATCAATATCTGGAAGACATGGAACTTAACGGAAGATACGCAAAAGATGTGTATTAA
- the cysI gene encoding assimilatory sulfite reductase (NADPH) hemoprotein subunit, producing MNNDKDNLSPVERIKTGSNGLRGTLKESLSDNFTGAIREDDQTLIKFHGMYQQDDRDRREERVAKKLEWLYSYMIRLRLPGGFLTPEQWVGLNETAEDHSTGTIKITTRQTIQLHGILKSHLKPTIQSFNLQHLDSIAACGDVNRNVTCTANPSESPLHQQAYELAGKISEMCLPKTQSYYDIWIDDELIVDRKAEEDPLYQDRYLPRKLKIGIAVPPNNDVDVFINDIALIAIIENNKIVGYNIAAGGGLGATHGNEATYARLASILGFIDTEEKVLKAVYEIITVQRDFGNRSDRKLSRLKYTIDKLGIDQYRAEVEKRTGFSFEPAREFKFEQRKDRYGWIRNHEGKWFYTLFVEHGRVLNTPEYPLKAGLLKIAQTGKANFRFTCNQNLILADVNEGDKAEIEHILQEYGISDHTEGASALRKNSVACVALNTCSLALAEAQRYLPSLVTKIEPILEKYGLLEEDITIRMTGCPNGCGRSPNAEIGFVGTAYGKYNLHIGGDRLGMRLNTKFKENIGEEEILTTLDELFGIYVQKKLTEETFGDFSYRYLQTLH from the coding sequence ATGAACAACGATAAAGATAACCTTTCACCGGTAGAAAGGATCAAAACAGGAAGCAACGGGCTTAGAGGGACTCTAAAGGAAAGCCTTTCAGATAATTTTACAGGGGCCATCAGAGAAGATGATCAAACCCTGATCAAATTTCACGGAATGTACCAGCAAGACGACAGAGACAGGAGGGAAGAGCGTGTTGCCAAGAAACTGGAATGGCTGTATTCTTATATGATCCGGCTAAGGCTTCCCGGTGGTTTTTTAACTCCGGAACAATGGGTAGGATTAAATGAAACGGCAGAAGATCATTCCACCGGAACCATAAAAATCACAACAAGACAAACGATTCAGCTGCATGGTATTTTAAAGTCGCATTTAAAACCAACCATTCAGAGTTTCAATCTGCAACATCTCGATTCTATTGCAGCCTGTGGTGATGTCAACAGAAATGTAACCTGTACAGCCAATCCATCTGAATCACCACTCCATCAGCAGGCTTACGAACTGGCAGGAAAAATCAGTGAAATGTGTCTACCCAAAACTCAGTCTTATTATGATATCTGGATTGATGATGAGCTTATCGTAGACCGAAAAGCGGAAGAAGACCCACTATACCAGGACCGATATCTTCCCCGGAAATTAAAAATCGGTATCGCCGTTCCTCCCAACAATGATGTGGATGTGTTTATTAATGATATTGCCCTGATTGCCATTATTGAAAACAATAAAATCGTCGGGTACAATATTGCTGCCGGAGGTGGACTAGGCGCAACCCACGGAAATGAAGCAACCTATGCCCGTCTTGCCTCGATCCTTGGATTTATAGACACTGAAGAAAAAGTTTTAAAAGCAGTCTATGAGATCATCACAGTGCAAAGGGATTTCGGAAACAGAAGCGACAGAAAGCTTTCAAGATTAAAATATACGATTGATAAACTTGGAATTGATCAGTACAGAGCTGAAGTGGAAAAAAGAACGGGATTCAGCTTTGAGCCGGCCAGAGAATTTAAGTTTGAGCAGAGAAAAGACCGTTACGGCTGGATCCGGAATCATGAAGGAAAATGGTTTTATACCCTATTTGTGGAACATGGCAGGGTTCTTAATACCCCAGAATATCCTTTAAAAGCAGGATTATTAAAAATTGCCCAAACCGGTAAAGCCAATTTCCGTTTTACATGTAATCAGAACCTTATCCTGGCTGATGTCAATGAAGGAGATAAAGCTGAAATTGAACATATTTTACAGGAATACGGAATTTCAGACCACACCGAGGGAGCCAGTGCCCTTCGTAAGAATTCTGTTGCCTGTGTTGCTTTAAATACCTGTTCACTAGCCTTGGCCGAAGCACAGCGATATCTGCCTTCTTTGGTCACCAAAATAGAGCCTATCCTCGAAAAATATGGTCTTTTAGAGGAAGACATCACGATCCGCATGACCGGTTGTCCTAATGGCTGCGGAAGATCTCCTAATGCTGAGATCGGATTTGTAGGTACAGCCTATGGTAAATATAATCTCCACATCGGCGGAGACCGGTTAGGGATGCGACTGAATACAAAATTTAAAGAAAATATCGGAGAAGAAGAGATTCTTACAACGCTGGATGAGCTTTTCGGGATCTATGTGCAAAAGAAACTTACAGAAGAAACGTTTGGTGATTTTTCATACCGCTACTTGCAAACATTACATTGA
- a CDS encoding TonB-dependent receptor, whose product MKNKKQGNFLPKTGIIAFTFLFFNLTEAQQQLIELSGSIKNTGTRKGLDSVKVQIENTEDTALTDQLGNFKIRTRVTIPFRLVINKDGFTTQTVEVLSPSNKITVGLNPQNTIIDAVVISASRVPEKMLRSPIAIEKIDIKTIRESPAPSFYETLENVKGLQLLTSSLTLKIPNSRGFNSPNNFRFMQLVDGVDVQSATLGVPLGNAIGPTELDIQSMEVIPGAASALYGMNAINGLASLQTKDPFTSEGLSVYFRGGVNHVDHTSHTISSLGESAIRFAKVLNTNLAVKVNASYFSGVDWISNNLTDQNPNSLITANPNFSLANNPAEDLWNKYGDERNNRVAVKADYHGKPTTFNVSRTGYLEKDLVSPEVKNIKLDAGLYYRFGDQWKASYVYRYGLLDGTFQRGNKIRLQNATVQNHKVELTGKELTFRAYVSIENTGDSYNLKPLADNLDLTNLSNNNWKNIFQTALQNSINSGVNLNDAFILARREADKNRAVPGTAAFEQLKNTIIGINNWDSANAGIAGAPATGGAKLEQKSRFYQGELTYDLSRFVKIFNLLAGIDYRLYSITPDGNNFVDFSRPVNERNIPLASGTFGEDVIYQKYGAFAQMTKMFFNDQLKLNAALRIDRNPEFEAKLNPRISIVYSPVNQHNFRASFQNGYRFPSLFEALSFVNNGNVRRVGGLSKVNEGLGYLENSYTLASIDRFTSAVNAEVDGGKSQSQAAQDNKQLLTVASLQKLQPEKINSFEVGYKSVFFTNKLVLDWDFYYNIYEGFLGQVEVAVPKNSQVGSNTAVLAMLDRSKQDRYRVYTNSNTTYKSYGTSLGIRYNVTGNYNINTNVSYNDLASNNNSDLFITAFNTPKWMVNVSVGNREIIKNIGFTVVARWQNRFMWESPLASGEIPAYYTIDAQATWKLPEIHANIKMGATNLLNRRYFQYAAGPEIGGLYYLSFTYDLKLSSR is encoded by the coding sequence ATGAAAAACAAAAAACAGGGAAATTTTCTGCCCAAAACAGGCATTATTGCATTTACATTTCTATTTTTTAACCTGACAGAAGCGCAGCAGCAGCTGATCGAATTAAGCGGAAGCATCAAAAACACAGGTACACGCAAAGGTCTTGACTCCGTAAAGGTACAGATCGAAAATACAGAAGATACAGCATTAACAGATCAGCTGGGAAACTTTAAAATACGGACCAGAGTAACCATCCCGTTCCGGCTGGTGATCAATAAAGACGGCTTTACCACCCAAACGGTGGAAGTTCTTTCACCTTCCAATAAAATAACTGTCGGGCTTAATCCTCAGAATACCATTATTGATGCCGTTGTTATTTCGGCATCAAGAGTTCCTGAAAAAATGTTACGGTCTCCGATCGCGATTGAGAAAATTGATATCAAAACGATCAGGGAAAGTCCGGCACCTTCTTTTTATGAAACATTGGAAAATGTAAAAGGACTGCAGTTACTGACTTCCAGTCTTACATTGAAAATTCCTAATTCCAGAGGATTCAATTCACCGAATAACTTCCGGTTTATGCAGCTTGTAGATGGGGTAGATGTACAGTCTGCAACGTTGGGAGTCCCCCTTGGCAATGCGATTGGACCTACAGAACTCGATATCCAGTCGATGGAAGTGATTCCGGGAGCCGCCTCTGCATTGTATGGAATGAATGCGATTAACGGATTGGCAAGCCTCCAAACCAAGGATCCTTTTACTTCCGAAGGATTAAGTGTTTATTTCCGGGGTGGAGTCAATCATGTAGATCATACCAGCCATACCATAAGTTCTTTGGGTGAAAGTGCCATCAGGTTTGCAAAAGTTTTAAACACAAATCTGGCTGTTAAAGTCAATGCTTCCTATTTTAGCGGCGTAGACTGGATTTCCAACAATCTGACAGATCAGAATCCCAATTCACTGATTACGGCGAATCCTAATTTCTCCCTAGCTAATAATCCCGCAGAAGACCTGTGGAACAAATATGGCGATGAAAGAAACAACAGAGTGGCCGTAAAAGCAGATTACCATGGAAAGCCAACCACATTTAACGTTTCCAGGACAGGATATCTGGAAAAAGATCTCGTAAGTCCGGAAGTAAAGAACATAAAATTGGATGCAGGATTATATTACCGCTTTGGGGATCAGTGGAAAGCATCTTATGTATACCGTTATGGATTACTGGACGGCACTTTCCAGAGAGGGAATAAAATCCGTTTACAAAATGCCACCGTTCAGAATCACAAGGTAGAACTTACCGGCAAAGAACTTACTTTCAGAGCCTATGTTTCTATCGAAAATACGGGTGATTCTTATAACTTAAAGCCGCTGGCTGATAACCTGGACCTGACTAATCTTTCGAATAATAATTGGAAAAATATATTCCAGACGGCTTTACAGAATAGCATTAACTCCGGTGTGAACCTTAATGATGCATTTATTCTCGCACGGCGGGAAGCAGACAAAAATAGAGCAGTACCCGGAACTGCTGCCTTTGAGCAATTAAAAAATACCATTATCGGAATTAATAACTGGGATTCCGCCAATGCAGGAATTGCCGGAGCTCCGGCAACGGGAGGGGCTAAACTTGAGCAAAAATCCCGTTTTTATCAGGGTGAATTAACGTATGACCTCAGCAGGTTTGTGAAAATATTCAACCTCCTTGCAGGGATCGATTATCGCTTGTACAGCATCACTCCGGACGGAAATAATTTTGTAGACTTTAGCAGACCGGTGAATGAAAGAAATATTCCTTTAGCCAGCGGGACATTCGGGGAAGATGTCATTTATCAGAAATATGGCGCTTTTGCGCAGATGACTAAAATGTTCTTTAATGACCAATTAAAACTGAACGCTGCTTTGCGTATTGACAGAAATCCTGAATTTGAAGCAAAACTGAACCCAAGGATAAGCATTGTATACTCACCTGTTAACCAACATAATTTCAGAGCTTCTTTTCAAAACGGATATCGGTTTCCGTCACTGTTTGAAGCGCTTTCATTCGTTAACAACGGAAATGTAAGGAGAGTAGGCGGCCTGTCAAAAGTGAATGAAGGACTTGGCTATCTGGAAAATTCATATACCCTTGCTTCTATTGACAGGTTCACTTCTGCCGTGAATGCAGAGGTAGATGGAGGGAAAAGCCAGAGCCAGGCCGCTCAGGATAATAAACAGCTTTTAACCGTTGCCAGTCTGCAAAAATTACAGCCTGAAAAGATCAACTCTTTTGAAGTAGGATACAAATCTGTTTTCTTTACTAATAAACTGGTTTTGGACTGGGATTTCTACTACAATATCTATGAGGGATTCCTTGGACAGGTAGAAGTTGCCGTCCCAAAAAACAGCCAGGTAGGCAGCAATACAGCTGTTCTTGCAATGCTTGACAGAAGTAAACAGGATCGCTACAGAGTCTACACCAACAGTAATACTACCTACAAGAGTTATGGAACTTCTTTAGGCATCCGCTATAATGTGACAGGAAATTATAACATCAATACGAATGTTTCTTATAATGATCTTGCCTCCAACAACAATTCTGATTTGTTTATTACCGCCTTTAATACTCCGAAATGGATGGTCAATGTAAGTGTAGGAAACAGAGAGATTATCAAAAACATCGGATTTACAGTGGTAGCAAGATGGCAGAACCGTTTTATGTGGGAAAGTCCTCTGGCCTCAGGAGAAATCCCGGCCTATTATACCATTGATGCCCAGGCTACATGGAAACTTCCTGAAATTCATGCCAATATAAAAATGGGTGCTACCAATCTGCTGAACCGCCGCTATTTTCAATATGCAGCAGGCCCCGAAATCGGAGGGTTGTATTATCTTTCTTTTACCTATGATCTAAAACTATCATCAAGATGA
- a CDS encoding TSUP family transporter → MSNSLYPIFLKLETLSLLIIGGGRVSLEKLESVLGNSPETSIKLVAEEIIPEVKILQSQFPNITLYERPYNGNDFNTADLAIIAVNDITLAGQIRDHAHQNNVLVNIADTPDLCDFYLGSIVKKGNLKIAISTNGKSPTIAKRLRETFTEIIPDEMDLVLDNMQNIRNRLKGDFNYKVKTLNKITTEYLSEGAGSPVKSDREIEKLINITKIAQRKANIYLAIIGVLLLFGIFGLVVHQFNLSGDIQHFLNKDGHIFYWMLFAGFMAEIVAGSMGMGYGVICTTILLLLNVPPPVVSASIHSAESFTTAAGSFSHYKLGNVNKKMVWVLFPLAIIGSIFGALTLSHYGEHYAHIVKPVIACYTLSLGLNILKNAFKSKKSNQVKTKRRTNLRILGLAGGFIDSFAGGGWGPLVTGTLIKEGRIPRYVVGSSTVAKFLLTMTSAVTFIFTIGIHHWNIVLGLLLGGVFTAPFSAMLTSKLPAKKMFVVVGVVVILMSLVTIIKSLL, encoded by the coding sequence ATGAGTAATTCCTTATATCCCATATTCCTAAAACTTGAAACTTTGTCATTACTCATTATTGGGGGTGGCAGGGTTTCCCTTGAAAAATTAGAATCAGTACTCGGAAATTCACCTGAGACTTCCATAAAACTGGTGGCTGAGGAAATCATTCCCGAGGTTAAAATTTTACAGAGCCAATTCCCTAATATAACGTTATATGAAAGGCCTTACAACGGCAATGATTTTAATACTGCTGATCTGGCGATTATTGCCGTAAATGATATTACTTTGGCCGGACAGATCCGTGATCATGCCCATCAGAATAATGTATTGGTCAATATTGCCGATACACCCGATCTGTGTGATTTTTACCTGGGTTCGATTGTAAAAAAAGGAAATCTTAAAATTGCTATTTCAACCAACGGAAAGTCTCCCACTATAGCAAAAAGATTGAGGGAAACCTTTACAGAAATCATTCCTGATGAAATGGATCTGGTACTGGATAATATGCAGAATATACGCAACCGATTAAAAGGGGATTTCAATTATAAAGTTAAAACGCTCAATAAAATAACTACAGAATACCTATCCGAGGGAGCAGGCAGTCCTGTAAAATCTGATCGAGAGATTGAAAAACTAATTAATATTACCAAAATTGCCCAAAGAAAAGCCAACATCTATCTGGCCATTATAGGAGTTTTGCTTTTGTTTGGAATATTTGGGCTGGTTGTGCACCAGTTCAATCTTTCCGGTGACATTCAGCATTTTCTGAATAAAGACGGTCATATTTTTTACTGGATGCTGTTTGCCGGTTTTATGGCAGAAATTGTTGCCGGTTCCATGGGAATGGGATATGGCGTAATATGTACCACGATACTTTTATTACTTAACGTTCCGCCGCCTGTTGTCAGTGCAAGCATCCATTCTGCAGAATCATTCACTACGGCGGCCGGAAGCTTCAGCCATTACAAATTAGGGAATGTCAATAAAAAAATGGTTTGGGTACTGTTTCCTTTAGCCATTATAGGTTCCATTTTCGGAGCATTGACGCTGTCTCATTATGGTGAGCATTATGCTCATATTGTAAAACCTGTTATTGCCTGCTACACCTTGTCTCTGGGATTGAATATCTTAAAGAATGCTTTCAAGAGCAAAAAATCAAACCAGGTTAAAACCAAACGAAGAACCAACCTCAGGATATTAGGATTGGCAGGCGGTTTTATAGATTCTTTTGCAGGCGGCGGATGGGGGCCATTAGTGACCGGAACGTTGATTAAAGAGGGTAGAATACCCCGTTATGTCGTGGGCAGCTCAACCGTTGCTAAATTCCTGCTGACAATGACCAGTGCGGTAACTTTCATTTTCACGATTGGGATTCATCACTGGAATATTGTTTTGGGACTTTTGCTGGGTGGCGTTTTTACCGCTCCGTTTTCCGCGATGCTTACTTCAAAACTTCCTGCCAAGAAAATGTTTGTGGTCGTTGGAGTAGTGGTGATCCTGATGAGTCTTGTGACCATCATAAAATCCTTGCTGTAA
- a CDS encoding type 1 glutamine amidotransferase domain-containing protein: MMKNLLLIVTNVGMYANTNLKTGLWLSELTHIYHSANKKGWRITIASPQGGNTPVDPESLKPLVLDGISKSYYENPVFMDELAHTQSLEEVKNESFDCVYLAGGHATMYDFPDNAVLQSIIRNQYESKRIVAAICHGVGGLLNVKRSDGEYLIKGKSITGFDWFEETLARRKKEVPFNLEAALKERGVNYKKAFIPMTSNVVVDGDLITGQNPFSSKEMAKVVIHELEK, translated from the coding sequence ATGATGAAAAACCTTTTATTGATTGTAACGAATGTAGGAATGTACGCCAATACTAATCTGAAAACAGGATTATGGCTGAGCGAACTTACCCATATCTATCACAGCGCAAATAAAAAAGGATGGCGCATCACGATTGCTTCTCCTCAAGGAGGTAATACACCTGTTGATCCCGAAAGCCTGAAACCTCTGGTACTTGATGGTATTTCAAAAAGCTATTATGAAAATCCGGTATTTATGGACGAATTAGCCCATACCCAAAGTCTGGAGGAGGTGAAGAATGAATCTTTTGACTGTGTTTATCTGGCAGGAGGCCATGCTACAATGTATGATTTTCCGGATAATGCCGTTTTACAGTCTATTATCAGAAATCAGTATGAAAGTAAAAGAATAGTTGCTGCCATCTGCCACGGAGTCGGAGGACTGCTGAATGTGAAACGTTCCGATGGAGAATATCTGATCAAGGGAAAATCCATTACCGGTTTCGATTGGTTTGAAGAAACGTTAGCCAGAAGAAAAAAAGAAGTCCCTTTTAATCTGGAAGCGGCGCTCAAAGAGCGAGGGGTAAATTACAAAAAAGCTTTTATACCAATGACTTCCAATGTAGTGGTTGACGGAGATCTGATCACAGGACAAAATCCTTTCAGCTCGAAAGAAATGGCAAAAGTTGTAATCCATGAGCTTGAAAAATGA
- a CDS encoding helix-turn-helix transcriptional regulator, with product MKAPERVTSITALHNYLKLKRPSNPLISVFDFNDVTIDPETVLSAIATDFYVISMKKDCAGRCKYGQHYYDFEDGIMYFIAPHQLLQFEDILLSEVRGSVLVIHPDFLQGYPLASAIKDYGYFSYTANEALYLSEKEEKSVTDIIDNINREIETNMDGFTQDLLVSNIDLLLKYCDRFYNRQFLTRKKVNHDLLTQLENLLDKYFKNDRLTTAGIPTVQFIAAEMNISPNYLSDMLRVHTGQTTQQHIQNRMIEKAKELLSTTAMSVSEIAYYLGFEHPQSFHRLFKNRTAVSPLEFRKSFN from the coding sequence ATGAAAGCCCCTGAAAGAGTAACCTCCATCACCGCACTGCACAATTATCTGAAGTTGAAGAGACCTTCCAATCCTCTCATCAGTGTGTTTGACTTCAATGACGTTACAATAGACCCTGAAACGGTTCTGAGTGCCATTGCCACAGATTTTTATGTGATTTCCATGAAAAAAGACTGTGCGGGAAGATGCAAATACGGCCAGCATTACTATGATTTTGAGGATGGAATTATGTATTTCATCGCTCCGCATCAGTTATTACAGTTTGAGGATATCCTGCTTTCCGAAGTCAGGGGAAGTGTTTTGGTGATTCATCCTGACTTTCTGCAGGGATATCCACTGGCTTCTGCAATAAAGGATTATGGTTACTTTTCCTATACTGCCAATGAAGCATTGTACCTTTCCGAAAAGGAAGAAAAATCTGTAACAGACATTATTGACAATATCAACCGGGAAATAGAAACCAATATGGATGGTTTTACCCAGGATTTACTGGTCTCCAATATTGATTTGCTGTTAAAGTACTGTGACCGTTTTTATAACCGCCAGTTTCTGACCAGGAAAAAAGTGAATCACGATCTCTTGACCCAGCTTGAAAATTTGCTGGATAAATATTTTAAAAACGACAGATTAACAACCGCTGGAATTCCCACGGTACAGTTCATTGCCGCAGAAATGAATATCAGTCCCAATTATTTGAGTGATATGTTAAGAGTTCATACAGGACAGACCACACAACAACATATACAGAACAGGATGATAGAAAAAGCAAAAGAATTATTGTCCACCACTGCCATGTCTGTTTCTGAGATTGCTTATTATCTGGGATTTGAGCACCCGCAGTCTTTCCATCGTCTGTTTAAAAACCGGACTGCTGTTTCTCCGCTGGAATTCAGAAAGTCTTTTAATTAA
- a CDS encoding NAD-dependent epimerase/dehydratase family protein yields the protein MQTILGANGQIGEELARELKRNYTSDIRIVSRNASKVNDTDTVFSADLSDRKKAIEAVQGSEIAYFTLGLPMDTDVWEKQFLLILENVIEACKINGIKLVFFDNTYMYPQNNQVLTEQTKFAPVGRKGTVRKKMADMLLKEMEAGTIEAVICRAPEFYGPGKTQSITNSLIFNAIKEDKKLKVPLRDDQLRSLIWTPDASRATALIGNTPDAFGQTWHLPVDDHKLTYKEFIALASQIYGKELKYSVVPKFIFKMGALFNKNAKELLELLPRYEYNNLFDDSKFKKRFPEFQVTTYRQGIEQIKKEQERVK from the coding sequence ATGCAAACCATATTAGGAGCTAACGGACAGATTGGCGAAGAACTGGCAAGAGAACTGAAACGGAATTATACATCAGATATCAGGATCGTCAGCAGAAATGCCTCAAAAGTAAATGATACCGACACTGTATTTTCGGCAGATCTTTCGGACCGGAAAAAAGCTATAGAAGCCGTACAAGGAAGTGAAATTGCTTATTTTACACTCGGGCTTCCCATGGATACTGATGTATGGGAAAAACAATTCCTTCTGATCCTGGAAAATGTAATCGAAGCCTGTAAGATCAATGGAATAAAACTCGTGTTTTTTGATAATACGTATATGTATCCTCAAAATAATCAGGTTCTGACCGAGCAAACGAAATTTGCCCCTGTAGGCAGAAAAGGAACGGTAAGAAAGAAGATGGCAGACATGCTTCTGAAAGAAATGGAAGCCGGAACAATAGAAGCGGTCATCTGCAGAGCTCCTGAATTTTATGGACCGGGGAAAACCCAGAGTATTACCAATAGTCTTATTTTCAATGCCATTAAAGAAGATAAAAAACTGAAAGTTCCGTTAAGAGATGACCAATTGAGAAGCCTGATCTGGACTCCGGATGCGAGCCGGGCCACTGCTTTAATCGGAAATACGCCCGATGCTTTCGGACAAACCTGGCATCTTCCTGTAGATGATCATAAACTGACTTATAAGGAATTTATTGCGCTGGCTTCGCAGATTTACGGAAAAGAATTAAAATATTCTGTAGTCCCTAAGTTTATTTTTAAAATGGGAGCTCTATTCAATAAAAATGCAAAAGAACTATTGGAACTTCTTCCAAGATATGAGTATAATAACCTGTTTGATGATTCTAAGTTTAAAAAACGATTTCCTGAATTCCAGGTAACGACTTACAGACAGGGAATTGAGCAGATCAAAAAAGAACAGGAAAGGGTAAAATAA
- a CDS encoding DoxX family protein, with protein sequence MSKNTAYFFLRVSMGINLLGHGMVRIAKLQDFASGMMKSFEKSWLPQPFTHTFGMILPFLEFTIGLLLVIGFKTRIANMAGASLILMLLFGSSTIENWEAMGIQMIYAGLFYILISRIEDNYFALDRK encoded by the coding sequence ATGAGTAAAAATACAGCCTACTTTTTCCTCCGTGTATCTATGGGAATCAATCTTTTGGGTCATGGAATGGTTCGGATTGCCAAATTACAGGATTTTGCCTCAGGAATGATGAAAAGCTTTGAGAAAAGCTGGCTTCCGCAGCCATTTACCCATACATTTGGTATGATACTCCCCTTTCTGGAATTCACAATCGGACTGCTGCTGGTCATCGGTTTTAAAACCCGCATTGCCAACATGGCAGGAGCTTCATTGATCCTCATGCTGCTTTTTGGAAGCAGTACGATTGAAAACTGGGAAGCAATGGGAATTCAAATGATCTATGCCGGTTTATTTTATATCCTGATCAGCAGAATTGAGGATAATTATTTTGCTTTGGACAGGAAATGA